Proteins found in one Neofelis nebulosa isolate mNeoNeb1 chromosome 3, mNeoNeb1.pri, whole genome shotgun sequence genomic segment:
- the ADRA2C gene encoding alpha-2C adrenergic receptor, protein MASPALAAALAAAATAAAGPNASGAGEGGSGGAANASGAAPGAAWGPPPGQYSAGAVAGLAAVVGFLIVFTVVGNVLVVIAVLTSRALRAPQNLFLVSLASADILVATLVMPFSLANELMAYWYFGQVWCGVYLALDVLFCTSSIVHLCAISLDRYWSVTQAVEYNLKRTPRRVKATIVAVWLISAVISFPPLVSLYRQPDSAAYPQCGLNDETWYILSSCIGSFFAPCLIMGLVYARIYRVAKLRTRTLSEKRAPAGPDGASPTTENGLGAAAGAGENGHCAPPRRPGADVDPEESSAAAERRRRRGALRRGGRRRAGGEGGAGGTGGAEGPAPGPGATDSGTLAAARSPGPGGRLSRASSRSVEFFLSRRRRARSSVCRRKVAQAREKRFTFVLAVVMGVFVLCWFPFFFSYSLYGICREACQVPDPLFKFFFWIGYCNSSLNPVIYTVFNQDFRRSFKHILFRRRRRGFRQ, encoded by the coding sequence ATGGCGTCCCCGGCGCTGGCGGCGgcgctggcggcggcggcgacggcggcggcgggcCCCAACGCGAGCGGCGCCGGCGAGGGGGGCAGCGGCGGGGCCGCCAACGCCTCGGGCGCCGCGCCGGGGGCCGCCTGGGGGCCGCCCCCGGGCCAGTACTCGGCGGGCGCCGTGGCGGGGCTGGCGGCCGTGGTGGGCTTCCTCATCGTCTTCACCGTGGTGGGCAACGTGCTGGTGGTGATCGCCGTGCTGACCAGCCGGGCGCTGCGGGCGCCGCAGAACCTCTTCCTGGTGTCGCTGGCCTCGGCCGACATCCTGGTGGCCACGCTGGTCATGCCCTTCTCGCTGGCCAACGAGCTCATGGCCTACTGGTACTTCGGGCAGGTGTGGTGCGGCGTGTACCTGGCCCTCGACGTGCTCTTCTGCACCTCGTCCATCGTGCACCTGTGCGCCATCAGCCTGGACCGCTACTGGTCGGTGACGCAGGCCGTCGAGTACAACCTGAAGCGCACGCCGCGCCGCGTCAAGGCGACCATCGTGGCCGTGTGGCTCATCTCGGCTGTCATCTCCTTCCCCCCGCTCGTCTCGCTCTACCGCCAGCCCGACAGTGCCGCCTACCCGCAGTGCGGCCTCAACGACGAGACGTGGTACATCCTGTCCTCCTGCATCGGCTCCTTCTTCGCGCCCTGCCTCATCATGGGCCTGGTCTACGCGCGCATCTACCGCGTGGCTAAGCTGCGCACGCGCACGCTCAGCGAGAAGCGCGCGCCCGCGGGCCCCGACGGCGCGTCCCCGACCACGGAGAACGGGCTGGGCGCGGCAGCGGGAGCGGGCGAGAACGGGCACTGCGCGCCCCCGCGCCGCCCGGGCGCCGACGTGGATCCGGAGGAGAGCAGCGCGGCGGCCGAGCGGCGGCGGCGCCGGGGTGCCCtgcggcggggcgggcggcggcgcgcGGGCGGCGAGGGGGGCGCGGGCGGCACGGGCGGCGCCGAGGGGCCGGCGCCGGGGCCAGGGGCGACCGATTCGGGCACGCTGGCTGCCGCGAGGTCCCCGGGGCCCGGCGGGCGCCTGTCGCGCGCCAGCTCGCGCTCCGTCGAGTTCTTTCTGTCGCGCCGGCGCCGGGCGCGCAGCAGCGTGTGCCGCCGCAAGGTGGCCCAGGCGCGCGAGAAGCGCTTCACCTTCGTGCTGGCGGTGGTCATGGGCGTGTTCGTGCTCTGCTGGTTCCCCTTCTTCTTCAGCTACAGCCTGTACGGCATCTGCCGCGAGGCCTGCCAGGTGCCCGACCCGCtcttcaagttctttttctgGATCGGCTACTGCAACAGCTCGCTCAACCCGGTCATCTACACCGTCTTTAACCAGGACTTCCGGCGTTCATTCAAGCACATCCTCTTCCGACGGAGGCGAAGGGGCTTCAGGCAGTGA